The following proteins are co-located in the Apium graveolens cultivar Ventura chromosome 5, ASM990537v1, whole genome shotgun sequence genome:
- the LOC141725135 gene encoding uncharacterized protein LOC141725135 isoform X1, with product MQSDEVVWQVIRHKHCSFMSKIETGIFCRNPYNVTGTCNRSSCPLANSRYATIRDHEGVFYLYMKTAERAHMPNKLWERIKLPRNYEKALEIIDKNLMYWPKFLVHKTKQRLTKMTQMRIRMRKLALKTREKIMTLPRKVEKRELRREEKAEKAAILDKSIEKELLERLEKGVYGDIYNYPVEKYNKLLDDMEVKDSISEDEAEEPEIEYVEGYEDAEMEDDMEDFDGLAIQESDADGDNVDVTDGTDEDDELTVAINQKRERKDSSHGREKHGKDAPDTRSKKKPRVHVEVEHDVTDERLKAVI from the exons ATGCAGAGCGATGAAGTTGTATGGCAAGTTATTAGACACAAGCACTGCAGTTTCATGAGCAA AATTGAAACTGGAATCTTTTGTCGAAATCCGTATAATGTTACCGGCACTTGTAACCGGAGCTCTTGTCCTCTTGCTAATAGTCGATACGCCACTATTCGAGATCACGAAG GTGTCTTCTATTTGTACATGAAGACCGCAGAAAGGGCTCATATGCCCAACAAGTTATGGGAGAGAATAAAATTGCCCAGAAATTATGAAAAAGCACTCGAGATTATTGACAAAAATCTG ATGTATTGGCCCAAATTTCTTGTACACAAAACAAAGCAACGTTTGACCAAGATGACTCAAATGCGGATACGCATGAGGAAGCTTGCCTTGAAAACAAG GGAGAAGATAATGACTCTACCTAGGAAAGTGGAAAAGAGAGAGCTTAGGAGAGAGGAAAAAGCTGAAAAAGCAGCAATCTTGGACAAG AGTATTGAAAAGGAATTACTTGAACGTCTGGAGAAAGGTGTCTATGGGGATATATACAACTATCCTGTTGAAAAATACAATAAGCTCCTCGATGATATGGAAGTGAAGGATTCTATTAGTGAAGATGAAGCGGAG GAGCCTGAGATAGAATATGTTGAAGGCTATGAAGATGCTGAAATGGAGGACGATATGGAAGATTTTGACGGACTTGCAATACAAGAAAGTGATGCTGATGGTGATAATG TTGATGTTACAGATGGAACAGATGAAGATGATGAATTGACAGTCGCAATCAATcagaaaagagagagaaaagattcttcacatggGCGGGAAAAGCATGGCAAAGATGCACCTGATACCAGGTCAAAGAAGAAACCAAGAGTACACGTGGAG GTTGAGCATGATGTTACTGATGAAAGATTAAAAGCTGTCATCTAA
- the LOC141725135 gene encoding uncharacterized protein LOC141725135 isoform X2 codes for MQSDEVVWQVIRHKHCSFMSKIETGIFCRNPYNVTGTCNRSSCPLANSRYATIRDHEGVFYLYMKTAERAHMPNKLWERIKLPRNYEKALEIIDKNLMYWPKFLVHKTKQRLTKMTQMRIRMRKLALKTREKIMTLPRKVEKRELRREEKAEKAAILDKSIEKELLERLEKGVYGDIYNYPVEKYNKLLDDMEVKDSISEDEAEEPEIEYVEGYEDAEMEDDMEDFDGLAIQESDADGDNDGTDEDDELTVAINQKRERKDSSHGREKHGKDAPDTRSKKKPRVHVEVEHDVTDERLKAVI; via the exons ATGCAGAGCGATGAAGTTGTATGGCAAGTTATTAGACACAAGCACTGCAGTTTCATGAGCAA AATTGAAACTGGAATCTTTTGTCGAAATCCGTATAATGTTACCGGCACTTGTAACCGGAGCTCTTGTCCTCTTGCTAATAGTCGATACGCCACTATTCGAGATCACGAAG GTGTCTTCTATTTGTACATGAAGACCGCAGAAAGGGCTCATATGCCCAACAAGTTATGGGAGAGAATAAAATTGCCCAGAAATTATGAAAAAGCACTCGAGATTATTGACAAAAATCTG ATGTATTGGCCCAAATTTCTTGTACACAAAACAAAGCAACGTTTGACCAAGATGACTCAAATGCGGATACGCATGAGGAAGCTTGCCTTGAAAACAAG GGAGAAGATAATGACTCTACCTAGGAAAGTGGAAAAGAGAGAGCTTAGGAGAGAGGAAAAAGCTGAAAAAGCAGCAATCTTGGACAAG AGTATTGAAAAGGAATTACTTGAACGTCTGGAGAAAGGTGTCTATGGGGATATATACAACTATCCTGTTGAAAAATACAATAAGCTCCTCGATGATATGGAAGTGAAGGATTCTATTAGTGAAGATGAAGCGGAG GAGCCTGAGATAGAATATGTTGAAGGCTATGAAGATGCTGAAATGGAGGACGATATGGAAGATTTTGACGGACTTGCAATACAAGAAAGTGATGCTGATGGTGATAATG ATGGAACAGATGAAGATGATGAATTGACAGTCGCAATCAATcagaaaagagagagaaaagattcttcacatggGCGGGAAAAGCATGGCAAAGATGCACCTGATACCAGGTCAAAGAAGAAACCAAGAGTACACGTGGAG GTTGAGCATGATGTTACTGATGAAAGATTAAAAGCTGTCATCTAA